Proteins encoded together in one Catellatospora citrea window:
- a CDS encoding ABC transporter permease, with protein MRQLKRIATRFAAGLGVLWGAATLSFVALHVTAGDAALATVAGDGANPTQAVLERVRADYGLDQPLWQQYLGYLGRLLQGDLGESYQQRVPVASAIGEQLGETVQLALSAALVAVVLAVGTAVLTARRRPWIRSAASGTELVLTSFPTFVLGLVLLIVFSFPAGWFPVSGNDGVSALVLPTFTLALPIAATLSQVLRTELEEVLEQPFILTARSRGMRDAAVRLRHALRHALIQIVTMSGFVIGGLLGGAVITETLFVRRGVGQLMLTATTTKDIPLVLGVVLFAAAVYVVVNLVVDIVYGLIDPRVVTA; from the coding sequence ATGCGCCAGCTGAAACGCATCGCCACCCGGTTCGCCGCCGGTCTCGGGGTGCTGTGGGGCGCGGCGACGCTGTCGTTCGTCGCGCTGCACGTCACCGCCGGCGACGCGGCCCTGGCGACGGTGGCCGGGGACGGGGCCAACCCGACCCAGGCCGTGCTCGAACGGGTCCGCGCCGACTACGGCCTCGACCAGCCCCTGTGGCAGCAGTACCTCGGCTATCTCGGCCGGCTGCTGCAAGGAGACCTGGGCGAGAGCTACCAGCAGCGCGTGCCCGTGGCATCGGCGATCGGGGAGCAACTGGGCGAGACGGTTCAGCTGGCGCTGTCGGCCGCGCTGGTCGCGGTCGTCCTGGCGGTGGGGACCGCGGTCCTCACCGCCAGGAGGCGGCCGTGGATCCGCTCCGCGGCCTCGGGCACCGAACTGGTGCTCACCTCGTTCCCGACCTTCGTGCTCGGCCTGGTGCTGCTCATCGTGTTCTCGTTCCCGGCCGGCTGGTTCCCGGTGTCGGGCAACGACGGGGTGTCCGCGCTGGTCCTGCCGACGTTCACGCTCGCGCTGCCGATCGCGGCGACGCTGTCGCAGGTGCTGCGCACCGAGCTGGAGGAGGTCCTCGAACAGCCGTTCATCCTCACCGCCCGCAGCCGGGGCATGCGCGACGCGGCGGTGCGGCTGCGGCACGCCCTGCGGCACGCGCTCATCCAGATCGTGACCATGTCCGGGTTCGTCATCGGCGGCCTGCTCGGCGGGGCGGTCATCACCGAGACGCTGTTCGTGCGCCGCGGCGTCGGGCAGCTCATGCTCACCGCCACCACCACCAAGGACATCCCGCTGGTGCTCGGCGTGGTGCTGTTCGCGGCCGCGGTGTACGTGGTCGTCAACCTCGTCGTCGACATCGTCTACGGCCTCATCGACCCGAGAGTGGTGACCGCGTGA
- a CDS encoding ABC transporter permease, with protein MTAITVPAVLPERREHAATRRRAFRPGVALGLAFLGLLAVAAVTPGLLTSHDPLEISTAGAFVPPGADHLLGTDQSGRDTLARMVYGARSSLLMGLGATAIAVALGSAIGLLAGLANRYVEGAVMRLIDVALSIPDLLLALVVITLLGTGTVNALFAVAFASVPYYARMIRAQTHVVRAATYVEAATALGLRRSAVIRRHVLPNAFKPLVVLATIGVGNAIGAGASLSFLGLGTKPPAPEWGNMLSLGIQYISNDPFMVIVPGLAITLTVLSVTVVGRDLRRRTEGRS; from the coding sequence GTGACCGCCATAACCGTCCCCGCCGTCCTGCCCGAGCGGCGCGAACACGCCGCGACCCGGCGGCGCGCCTTCCGACCCGGTGTCGCGCTGGGCCTGGCCTTCCTCGGCCTGCTCGCCGTCGCCGCCGTCACGCCGGGCCTGCTCACCTCCCACGACCCGCTGGAGATCAGCACTGCCGGCGCGTTTGTGCCGCCCGGTGCCGATCACCTGCTCGGCACCGACCAGTCCGGCCGGGACACCCTGGCCCGCATGGTCTACGGGGCGCGCTCGTCGCTGCTGATGGGCCTGGGTGCGACCGCCATCGCGGTGGCTCTCGGCTCCGCGATCGGCCTGCTGGCGGGCCTGGCCAACCGGTACGTCGAAGGCGCCGTCATGCGGCTGATCGACGTGGCGCTGTCCATCCCGGACCTGCTGCTGGCCCTGGTCGTCATCACCCTGCTGGGCACCGGCACGGTCAACGCGCTGTTCGCGGTCGCGTTCGCCAGCGTGCCGTACTACGCCCGGATGATCCGCGCGCAGACGCACGTGGTCCGCGCCGCGACCTACGTCGAGGCGGCCACCGCGCTCGGGCTGCGCCGGTCGGCGGTGATCCGCCGGCACGTCCTGCCCAACGCGTTCAAGCCGCTGGTCGTGCTGGCCACCATCGGCGTCGGCAACGCCATCGGCGCGGGCGCGTCGCTCAGCTTCCTCGGCCTGGGCACCAAGCCGCCCGCGCCGGAGTGGGGCAACATGCTCTCGCTGGGCATCCAGTACATCTCCAACGACCCGTTCATGGTCATCGTGCCCGGCCTGGCCATCACGCTGACCGTGCTGTCGGTCACCGTCGTCGGCCGCGACCTGCGCCGCCGCACGGAGGGCCGGTCATGA
- a CDS encoding dipeptide ABC transporter ATP-binding protein, with protein MSAPAPAVPGSATASGGRAADTTAAPLVSVDDLRVSFGRHGVDVVDGVSFTIAPGECLALVGESGSGKSVTARTLVGLTGYGARVRAANLEFDGQDVSRNTERHWRGIRGAQVGFVLQDALSSLDALRPVGREIAEPLALHTTLTKAARGEKVIELLRAVGVPEPELRAQQYPHQLSGGLRQRALIASAIACGPRLLIADEPTTALDATVQAQILALLGELKRGDAGMLVVSHDLSVVARLADRVAVLRAGRIVEQGPTRQVLEDPRDEYTKALLAAVPATHAKGTRLSSAPAAVIRATPREFDRTTPIVAAEGLVKAYAGPDKVNRTVVREVSFAVHPGETLGIVGESGSGKTTTARLVLGLERADGGHVSVRGRRWDSLTPADKRAERRRLQIVYQDPLSSFDPRYTVERVLGEAIGVTGLRAGQRRDRAVELLEQVSLGAEHLKRRPLELSGGQRQRVAIARALAPEPELIVCDEPVSALDVSVQAQILDLLADLQERLGIAYLFISHDLGVIHHVSDRVLVMKDGAVVESGDVRQIFTAPAHEYTRTLLSAVLTPAAQGGPRA; from the coding sequence ATGAGCGCCCCCGCACCGGCCGTGCCGGGGAGCGCCACCGCATCGGGCGGACGGGCCGCGGACACGACGGCCGCGCCGCTGGTCAGCGTCGACGACCTGCGGGTGTCGTTCGGCAGGCACGGCGTGGACGTCGTCGACGGGGTGTCGTTCACGATCGCGCCGGGGGAGTGCCTGGCGCTGGTCGGCGAGTCCGGGTCGGGCAAGAGTGTCACCGCCCGCACCCTGGTCGGGCTCACCGGCTACGGCGCCCGGGTGCGCGCGGCGAACCTGGAGTTCGACGGCCAGGACGTGTCCCGCAACACCGAGCGGCACTGGCGCGGGATCCGCGGCGCGCAGGTCGGCTTCGTGCTGCAGGACGCGCTCAGCTCGCTCGACGCGCTGCGCCCGGTCGGTCGGGAGATCGCCGAGCCGCTCGCCCTGCACACCACCCTGACCAAGGCGGCCCGCGGCGAGAAGGTCATCGAGCTGCTGCGGGCCGTCGGGGTCCCCGAGCCGGAACTGCGCGCCCAGCAGTACCCGCACCAGCTCTCCGGCGGCCTGCGGCAGCGGGCGCTGATCGCCTCCGCGATCGCCTGCGGGCCGCGGCTGCTCATCGCCGACGAGCCGACCACCGCGCTCGACGCCACCGTGCAGGCGCAGATCCTGGCACTGCTCGGTGAACTCAAGCGCGGCGACGCGGGCATGCTCGTGGTCAGCCATGACCTGTCCGTGGTCGCGCGGCTCGCCGACCGGGTCGCGGTGCTGCGCGCCGGGCGCATCGTCGAGCAGGGCCCGACCCGGCAGGTCCTGGAGGACCCCCGCGACGAGTACACGAAGGCGCTGCTCGCCGCCGTGCCGGCGACCCACGCCAAGGGCACCCGGCTGTCGTCCGCGCCTGCGGCGGTCATCCGGGCCACCCCGCGCGAGTTCGACCGCACCACCCCGATCGTCGCCGCGGAAGGACTGGTCAAGGCGTACGCCGGACCGGACAAGGTCAACCGCACCGTGGTCCGTGAAGTGTCCTTCGCGGTGCATCCGGGGGAGACGCTCGGCATCGTCGGGGAGTCCGGCTCGGGCAAGACGACGACCGCGCGGCTGGTCCTGGGCCTGGAACGGGCCGACGGCGGGCACGTCAGCGTGCGCGGCCGCCGCTGGGACAGCCTGACCCCGGCCGACAAGCGCGCCGAGCGCCGCCGGCTGCAGATCGTCTACCAGGACCCGCTCAGCTCGTTCGACCCCCGCTACACCGTCGAGCGGGTGCTCGGCGAGGCGATCGGCGTCACCGGCCTGCGGGCCGGGCAGCGCCGCGACCGCGCCGTGGAACTGCTCGAACAGGTCAGCCTCGGCGCGGAGCACCTCAAGCGGCGGCCGCTGGAGCTGTCCGGCGGGCAGCGCCAGCGGGTGGCGATCGCCCGCGCGCTGGCCCCGGAGCCGGAGCTGATCGTCTGCGACGAGCCGGTGTCGGCGCTGGACGTCTCGGTGCAGGCGCAGATCCTGGACCTGCTCGCCGACCTGCAGGAACGGCTCGGCATCGCGTACCTGTTCATCTCGCACGACCTGGGCGTGATCCACCACGTCAGCGACCGGGTGCTGGTGATGAAGGACGGTGCTGTCGTCGAGTCCGGTGACGTGCGCCAGATCTTCACCGCGCCCGCGCACGAGTACACCCGCACGCTGCTGTCGGCCGTGCTCACCCCCGCTGCCCAGGGAGGCCCGCGTGCCTAA
- a CDS encoding LLM class flavin-dependent oxidoreductase — MPKRIHVNLFEMNCVGHISHGLWVHPDNNRHRFNDLGFWTELAELLEHGTFDAVFLADVIGAYDGFRGGPQTALREAVQIPNNDPLLLIPAMAAVTRNLGFAATFSTTYEPPFAFARRMSTLDHLTKGRVAWNVVTSYLPNAARNFGLADEVEHDRRYAIADEYLDVLYKLWEGSWDDDAVIRDRDNRVYTDPAKVRYINHVGEHYRVAGPHLSEPSRQRTPVIYQAGASDAGRGFAARHAEAVFVGGFSLDDVRANIEDTKDRAVAYGRGRDDIKFLAGAAVIVGRTDAEVDRKVAEFRRLRSVEGHLAHAGAGLDWTRYHPDERVADIIARQDPGHQRLTSRFRPEQTVGEVLERFGGFDRGPFFVAGTPKVVADELERWVDHGGIDGINLRQFLTPGTAADFIELVVPELRRRGRYRESYDDGETLRERLFGAGRPRLPDAHPGARYRDPAALAAATPEPVPVG; from the coding sequence GTGCCTAAGAGGATCCACGTCAACCTGTTCGAGATGAACTGCGTCGGGCACATCTCGCACGGCCTGTGGGTGCACCCGGACAACAACCGGCACCGCTTCAACGACCTCGGGTTCTGGACCGAGCTGGCCGAGCTGCTGGAGCACGGGACGTTCGACGCGGTGTTCCTGGCCGACGTCATCGGCGCGTACGACGGGTTCCGGGGCGGTCCGCAGACCGCGCTGCGGGAGGCGGTGCAGATCCCGAACAACGATCCGCTGCTGCTCATCCCGGCCATGGCGGCGGTGACCCGCAACCTCGGGTTCGCCGCCACGTTCTCCACGACCTACGAGCCGCCGTTCGCGTTCGCGCGGCGGATGTCCACGCTGGACCACCTGACCAAGGGCCGGGTGGCGTGGAACGTGGTCACCTCGTACCTGCCCAACGCGGCCCGCAACTTCGGCCTGGCCGACGAGGTCGAGCACGATCGGCGCTACGCCATCGCCGACGAGTACCTCGACGTGCTCTACAAGCTGTGGGAAGGGTCCTGGGACGACGACGCGGTCATCCGCGACCGCGACAACCGGGTCTACACCGACCCGGCGAAGGTCCGCTACATCAACCACGTCGGCGAGCACTACCGGGTCGCCGGGCCGCATCTGAGCGAGCCGTCCCGGCAGCGTACGCCGGTGATCTACCAGGCCGGGGCGTCGGACGCGGGCCGCGGCTTCGCGGCCAGGCACGCCGAGGCGGTGTTCGTCGGCGGCTTCTCCCTCGACGACGTGCGCGCCAACATCGAGGACACCAAGGACCGGGCGGTCGCGTACGGCCGCGGGCGCGACGACATCAAGTTCCTCGCGGGCGCGGCGGTCATCGTCGGGCGCACCGACGCCGAGGTGGACCGCAAGGTCGCCGAGTTCCGGCGGCTGCGCAGCGTCGAAGGCCACCTCGCGCACGCCGGAGCGGGGCTGGACTGGACCCGCTACCACCCGGACGAGCGCGTGGCCGACATCATCGCCCGGCAGGACCCCGGTCACCAGCGCCTGACCAGCCGGTTCCGGCCCGAGCAGACCGTCGGCGAGGTGCTCGAACGCTTCGGCGGCTTCGACCGCGGGCCGTTCTTCGTCGCGGGCACGCCCAAGGTCGTCGCCGACGAGCTGGAACGCTGGGTCGACCACGGCGGCATCGACGGGATCAACCTGCGCCAGTTCCTGACCCCCGGCACCGCCGCGGACTTCATCGAGCTGGTCGTCCCGGAGCTGCGGCGGCGCGGCCGCTACCGGGAGTCCTACGACGACGGCGAGACCCTGCGCGAGCGGCTGTTCGGGGCCGGGCGGCCCCGGCTGCCCGACGCGCACCCCGGGGCCCGCTACCGCGATCCCGCCGCGCTCGCGGCGGCCACGCCCGAACCCGTGCCCGTCGGCTGA
- the ssuE gene encoding NADPH-dependent FMN reductase: protein MPSILAISGSPSPTSKTARVLRHVTDNLPGSGAYEVSHLAVRDLPADALLGADVRHPAILSVGAAIAAADGVIVATPVYKAAYSGVLKSLLDLLPQYALAGKVVLPLATGGTPAHVLAIDYALRPVLSSMGATHIVAGCFIHDKTVVDTDGGGILLDATGQAFLDVVVTGFTDALAARSLQAA from the coding sequence ATGCCCTCGATCCTCGCGATCTCCGGATCGCCGTCGCCCACCTCGAAGACCGCCCGCGTGCTGCGGCACGTCACCGACAACCTGCCCGGCTCCGGCGCCTACGAGGTCAGCCACCTCGCGGTCCGGGACCTGCCCGCCGACGCACTGCTCGGCGCGGACGTGCGCCACCCGGCGATCCTGTCCGTCGGGGCGGCGATCGCGGCCGCCGACGGCGTCATCGTCGCGACGCCCGTGTACAAGGCCGCCTACAGCGGGGTGCTGAAGTCGCTGCTGGACCTGCTGCCGCAGTACGCGCTGGCCGGCAAGGTGGTGCTGCCGCTGGCCACCGGCGGCACCCCGGCCCACGTGCTGGCCATCGACTACGCGCTGCGGCCGGTGCTGTCCAGCATGGGCGCGACGCACATCGTGGCCGGCTGCTTCATCCACGACAAGACCGTCGTCGACACCGACGGCGGCGGCATCCTGCTCGACGCCACCGGGCAGGCGTTCCTGGACGTCGTCGTCACCGGGTTCACCGACGCCCTCGCGGCCCGCTCCCTGCAGGCGGCCTAG
- a CDS encoding acyl-CoA dehydrogenase family protein: MPTTEPDLAEPAAAALSARVLQERAAPVLAEIRAGAADRERLRELPYDQVRAVAKAQLFAFRIPEEYGGAGASVRDTIRFVVDLAAADSNVAQALRPDFSFVEGLVAQGSDAERKTWFCRLLAGQVVGNAGWEIGGANGAISARITRENGHYRATGSKYYSTGSLFADWVSATALDDDGQPVSFIVPRDREGLRLHDDFDAVGQRLTASGTTDLDGLVVHPHELRDRRGFRDRRSPVTAFLQLYLGAVLAGIARDALRDATAFARDRARPIKHSTAARAVDDPYVRLAVGEIAARAYAAEAVVLAAAQAIDDAWAADLAEDTLVRASVEVAQAQYVAADAALRAGELVFDVGGGSATARGHNLDRHWRNARTVANHNPRLWKAAAAGAYHLTGEQPPLSGLF, from the coding sequence GTGCCGACCACAGAACCGGACCTGGCCGAACCGGCGGCCGCGGCGCTGAGCGCACGGGTGCTCCAGGAGCGGGCCGCGCCGGTGCTCGCGGAGATCCGGGCCGGTGCGGCCGACCGCGAACGGCTGCGCGAGCTGCCCTACGACCAGGTCCGGGCGGTGGCCAAGGCGCAGCTGTTCGCCTTCCGGATCCCCGAGGAGTACGGCGGCGCGGGCGCGAGCGTGCGCGACACCATCCGCTTCGTCGTCGACCTGGCCGCGGCCGACTCCAACGTCGCCCAGGCGCTGCGGCCCGACTTCTCGTTCGTGGAAGGGCTGGTCGCGCAGGGCTCCGACGCCGAGCGCAAGACCTGGTTCTGCCGCCTGCTGGCAGGCCAGGTCGTCGGCAACGCGGGCTGGGAGATCGGCGGCGCGAACGGTGCGATCAGCGCCCGGATCACCCGGGAGAACGGGCACTACCGGGCCACGGGCAGCAAGTACTACAGCACCGGATCCCTGTTCGCGGACTGGGTCAGCGCCACCGCGCTGGACGACGACGGGCAGCCGGTCTCCTTCATCGTGCCCCGCGACCGCGAAGGGCTGCGGCTGCACGACGACTTCGACGCCGTCGGGCAGCGGTTGACCGCCAGTGGCACCACCGACCTCGACGGCCTGGTGGTGCATCCGCACGAACTGCGCGACCGGCGTGGGTTCCGCGACCGGCGCTCGCCGGTGACCGCGTTCCTGCAGCTCTATCTCGGCGCGGTGCTGGCCGGCATCGCCCGTGACGCGCTGCGCGACGCGACCGCGTTCGCCCGGGACCGGGCCCGGCCGATCAAGCACAGCACCGCCGCGCGGGCCGTGGACGACCCGTACGTGCGGCTCGCGGTGGGGGAGATCGCCGCGCGGGCGTACGCCGCCGAGGCGGTGGTGCTCGCCGCCGCGCAGGCGATCGACGACGCCTGGGCGGCCGACCTCGCCGAGGACACGCTGGTCCGGGCCTCGGTCGAGGTCGCGCAGGCGCAGTACGTCGCCGCCGACGCGGCGCTGCGGGCCGGGGAGCTGGTCTTCGACGTCGGCGGCGGTTCGGCGACCGCGCGCGGCCACAACCTCGACCGGCACTGGCGCAACGCCCGCACGGTCGCCAACCACAACCCGCGCCTGTGGAAGGCCGCCGCGGCGGGGGCATACCACCTCACCGGCGAGCAGCCGCCGCTGAGCGGCCTGTTCTGA
- a CDS encoding LLM class flavin-dependent oxidoreductase, with product MGANPRQMSIGMNILGLGGHSSAWRYGEVDPLSYLDIGYYQNIARISERGTLDAIFLADGPALAGDPGGGPSGRLEPTLVLTAIALATERIGVIATASTSYNDPYNLARRLGSLDHLSGGRAAWNIVTTAGDAAARNFGLTGAPVHDDRYGRAEEFVDIAVKLWDSWEDDAIIADRARGVFADRAKVHTIDHEGAHFAVRGPLNIPRSPQGRPVLVQAGSSEHGKALAARRADAVFTAQTTLEDGQAFYAEMKARAAAFGRDPDSLKIMPGLSTVIGSTEAEALARQAELDEIQGIEAQLGQVAQRLQLDRKHLKLDEELPWHLIGDALRVENGSRGFFDAQINLARRERLTVRQLAGRIRSGHRLVAGSPEQIADTLEEWFVNGAADGFNLMPDMFPSGAQVFVDHVVPILRRRGLFRTEYTGPTLRDHLGLQRPASQYAAVPHAVAA from the coding sequence ATGGGCGCCAACCCGCGGCAGATGAGCATCGGCATGAACATCCTCGGGCTGGGCGGGCACAGCTCGGCCTGGCGCTACGGCGAGGTCGACCCGCTGTCCTACCTCGACATCGGCTACTACCAGAACATCGCCCGCATCTCCGAACGCGGCACCCTCGACGCGATCTTCCTCGCCGACGGGCCCGCCCTGGCCGGAGACCCCGGCGGCGGGCCCAGCGGGCGGCTGGAACCGACCCTGGTGCTGACCGCGATCGCGCTGGCCACCGAGCGGATCGGGGTCATCGCCACCGCGTCGACCAGCTACAACGACCCGTACAACCTGGCCCGGCGGCTGGGCTCGCTCGACCACCTGTCCGGCGGGCGGGCCGCCTGGAACATCGTCACCACGGCCGGGGACGCCGCGGCCCGCAACTTCGGGCTCACCGGCGCGCCCGTGCACGACGACCGCTACGGCCGCGCCGAGGAGTTCGTCGACATCGCGGTCAAGCTCTGGGACAGCTGGGAGGACGACGCGATCATCGCGGACCGGGCCCGGGGCGTGTTCGCCGACCGGGCCAAGGTGCACACCATCGACCACGAGGGCGCCCACTTCGCGGTACGCGGACCGCTGAACATCCCCCGCTCGCCGCAGGGCCGCCCGGTGCTGGTGCAGGCCGGGTCCTCCGAGCACGGCAAGGCCCTGGCCGCGCGCCGCGCCGACGCCGTGTTCACCGCGCAGACCACGCTCGAGGACGGGCAGGCCTTCTATGCCGAGATGAAGGCCCGCGCCGCGGCGTTCGGCCGCGACCCCGACTCGCTGAAGATCATGCCGGGGCTGTCGACGGTGATCGGCAGCACCGAGGCCGAAGCGCTGGCCCGGCAGGCCGAACTCGACGAGATCCAGGGCATCGAGGCGCAGCTGGGGCAGGTCGCGCAGCGGCTGCAGCTGGACCGCAAGCACCTCAAGCTGGACGAGGAGCTGCCCTGGCACCTCATCGGCGACGCGCTGCGGGTCGAGAACGGCTCGCGCGGCTTCTTCGACGCGCAGATCAACCTGGCCCGCCGGGAACGGCTCACCGTGCGCCAGCTCGCCGGGCGGATCCGGTCCGGGCACCGCCTGGTCGCGGGCTCACCCGAGCAGATCGCGGACACCCTCGAGGAGTGGTTCGTCAACGGGGCCGCCGACGGGTTCAACCTGATGCCCGACATGTTCCCGTCCGGCGCGCAGGTCTTCGTCGACCACGTGGTGCCGATCCTGCGCCGCCGCGGGCTGTTCCGCACCGAGTACACCGGCCCGACCCTGCGCGACCACCTGGGTCTGCAACGCCCCGCCAGCCAGTACGCCGCCGTGCCGCACGCCGTCGCGGCCTGA
- a CDS encoding aldo/keto reductase — MTELRPFGRTGVKVSPLTLGAMNFGARGNSDHADGIRIIHRALDAGINVIDTADAYSQGESETIVGKALADGRRDEVFLATKVHMQIGDNPNHRGNSRRWIIREVENSLRRLQTDHVDLYQIHRPDADTDVDDTLGALTDLVRQGKIRYFGTSCFPPSAIVEGQWIAQRRGRERVVSEQPPYSLLNRGIEREVLPVAQQYGLAVIPWSPLAGGWLSGRYHRGLTEPISLRAARQPGRFDPTLPANAAKLAAVEQLAALAQEAGLSLIHLALAFVLEHPAITSAIIGPRTLEHLESQLGAEKVSLSQDVLDRIDEIVPPGTILNQADAGYQPPSITDPARRRRQGVTPAR; from the coding sequence ATGACCGAGCTACGCCCCTTCGGCCGCACCGGCGTCAAGGTCAGCCCGCTGACCCTGGGCGCGATGAACTTCGGCGCCCGCGGCAACTCCGACCACGCCGACGGGATCCGCATCATCCATCGGGCCCTCGACGCCGGGATCAACGTCATCGACACCGCCGACGCGTACTCGCAGGGCGAGTCGGAGACCATCGTCGGCAAGGCCCTCGCCGACGGGCGGCGCGACGAGGTGTTCCTGGCCACCAAGGTGCACATGCAGATCGGCGACAACCCCAACCACCGCGGCAACTCCCGGCGGTGGATCATCCGGGAGGTCGAGAACAGCCTGCGCCGCCTGCAGACCGACCACGTCGACCTGTACCAGATCCACCGGCCCGATGCCGACACCGACGTCGACGACACCCTCGGCGCGCTCACCGACCTGGTGCGCCAGGGCAAGATCCGCTACTTCGGCACCTCCTGCTTCCCGCCCTCGGCGATCGTGGAAGGCCAGTGGATCGCGCAGCGCCGCGGGCGGGAGCGGGTGGTCAGCGAGCAGCCGCCGTACTCGCTGCTCAACCGGGGCATCGAGCGCGAGGTGCTGCCGGTGGCGCAGCAGTACGGCCTCGCGGTGATCCCGTGGAGCCCGCTCGCCGGTGGCTGGCTGTCCGGGCGCTACCACCGCGGGCTGACCGAGCCGATCTCGCTGCGGGCGGCCCGCCAGCCGGGACGCTTCGACCCGACCCTGCCCGCCAACGCCGCGAAGCTCGCGGCAGTGGAGCAGCTGGCCGCGCTGGCGCAGGAGGCGGGCCTGTCGCTGATCCACCTGGCGCTGGCGTTCGTGCTGGAGCACCCGGCGATCACCTCGGCGATCATCGGGCCGCGCACCCTGGAGCACCTGGAGTCGCAGCTGGGCGCGGAGAAGGTGTCGCTGTCACAGGACGTGCTGGACCGCATCGACGAGATCGTGCCGCCGGGCACCATCCTCAACCAGGCCGACGCGGGCTACCAGCCGCCCTCGATCACCGACCCGGCGCGGCGTCGCAGACAGGGCGTCACCCCGGCGCGGTAA